A single genomic interval of Stieleria maiorica harbors:
- a CDS encoding zinc-binding alcohol dehydrogenase family protein, which yields MRAIQISEVKTLKPIEIESPPAPGPGQALVRTHRMGVCGTDISCYLGKFPFFDFPRIPGHELGVEVVAVGEGVTNVAAGDRCSVEPYMNCGTCYPCRRGATNCCQNLKVIGVMMDGGLCESFLVRADKLHPSKKLSFDQLALVETLAIGCHANDRANPQPADHAMIIGMGPIGLATLEFAKFTGAKISVMDMNPDRLEFVRDNYGIENTVQFKGDGSELERMKELTGGDLYQSIVDATGNRHSMGGALNYLASTGSLVYVGITTDEITFRHPTMHKPEASILASRNALPGDFTRIIQLIEGGLINTDPWITHRTDMDKVLTDFESFTKPETGVIKAVISVSG from the coding sequence ATGCGCGCGATCCAAATCAGTGAAGTCAAAACGCTCAAGCCCATTGAAATCGAATCACCGCCGGCCCCCGGACCGGGACAGGCTCTGGTCCGCACTCACCGGATGGGCGTCTGCGGGACGGACATCAGTTGCTACTTGGGCAAGTTTCCGTTTTTCGATTTCCCGCGAATCCCCGGCCACGAACTCGGCGTCGAAGTCGTCGCGGTCGGTGAAGGCGTGACGAACGTTGCCGCCGGCGATCGCTGCAGCGTCGAACCCTACATGAACTGCGGCACCTGCTACCCCTGTCGCCGAGGAGCGACCAACTGCTGCCAAAACTTGAAAGTCATCGGTGTGATGATGGACGGCGGACTCTGCGAGTCGTTCCTGGTCCGCGCCGACAAACTGCACCCGTCCAAAAAGCTCTCCTTCGACCAACTCGCACTGGTCGAAACACTTGCGATCGGCTGCCACGCCAACGACCGAGCCAACCCGCAACCGGCCGACCACGCGATGATCATTGGGATGGGCCCGATCGGACTGGCGACGCTGGAGTTTGCCAAATTCACCGGGGCAAAGATCAGCGTGATGGACATGAACCCCGACCGCTTGGAATTCGTCCGCGATAACTACGGCATCGAAAACACGGTGCAGTTCAAAGGGGACGGCAGCGAGCTGGAGCGGATGAAGGAATTGACCGGCGGCGACCTTTATCAATCGATCGTCGACGCGACCGGAAACCGTCATTCGATGGGCGGCGCGTTGAACTATCTGGCCAGCACCGGATCATTGGTCTATGTCGGCATCACGACCGACGAAATCACTTTCCGCCACCCCACGATGCACAAGCCCGAGGCGTCCATCCTGGCATCACGCAACGCCTTGCCCGGTGATTTCACGCGCATCATCCAATTGATCGAAGGCGGATTGATCAACACCGATCCGTGGATCACCCACCGCACCGACATGGACAAGGTGTTGACGGATTTCGAGTCCTTCACCAAGCCCGAAACCGGGGTGATCAAGGCCGTGATCTCGGTCAGCGGTTGA
- a CDS encoding amidohydrolase family protein translates to MLIDSHHHLWTYSADQYPWINDQMSVLRRDFWTDELKTLAIENGVDGFVSVQARQTLEETETLLALAESEPLIKGVVGWVDFASDQVTAQLDRFADNRQLKGLRHVVQDEPDDRFILGADFNRGIRELAGRDLVYDVLIFARQLEPSIEFVRTHGDLPMVLDHIAKPTVKDGRVDARWESQIREIATLPNLSCKFSGVVTEVVDSCWDIETVRPYWEIVLDAFGPSRLMYGSDWPVCLLRTHYDHWLETVRSLAAELSSDEQQQIFGGTAKRIYHLE, encoded by the coding sequence ATGTTGATCGACTCACACCATCACCTCTGGACCTACTCCGCCGATCAGTATCCATGGATCAACGACCAGATGTCGGTGTTGCGACGCGATTTCTGGACCGACGAGCTGAAAACGCTTGCGATTGAAAACGGCGTCGATGGCTTCGTCTCCGTCCAAGCCAGACAGACGTTGGAAGAGACCGAAACGCTGCTCGCGTTGGCGGAATCGGAACCGTTGATCAAGGGCGTCGTCGGCTGGGTCGATTTCGCGTCCGATCAAGTCACCGCACAACTGGATCGTTTCGCCGACAATCGTCAACTGAAAGGACTGCGGCACGTCGTCCAGGATGAACCCGATGATCGCTTCATCTTGGGCGCGGACTTCAATCGCGGGATCCGCGAATTGGCCGGCCGTGATCTGGTTTACGATGTCTTGATCTTCGCACGACAATTGGAACCTTCCATTGAGTTCGTCCGCACACACGGCGACCTCCCGATGGTGTTGGACCACATCGCGAAACCGACCGTCAAAGACGGCCGAGTCGACGCGCGGTGGGAATCACAGATCCGCGAAATCGCAACTTTGCCGAATCTATCGTGCAAGTTTTCCGGCGTCGTCACCGAAGTCGTCGACTCGTGTTGGGACATCGAAACGGTCCGGCCGTACTGGGAAATCGTGCTCGACGCGTTCGGCCCGTCCCGGTTGATGTACGGCAGCGATTGGCCGGTCTGTCTGCTACGCACCCATTACGATCACTGGCTGGAAACCGTCCGGTCACTGGCCGCTGAACTTTCCAGCGACGAACAACAACAAATTTTCGGCGGTACCGCCAAACGCATTTATCACTTGGAGTAA
- a CDS encoding sigma-70 family RNA polymerase sigma factor, producing MSEFVAPSVDPDLDDVKKTRKASRRTDAAQSPLETYLREINETALLTAKEELELAARIEQGDVEARDRMVRANLRLVVNISRGYTGKGLSLQDLIEEGNLGLLRAVEGFDPTVGTRFSTYASYWIKQSIKRALINSAKTIRIPAYMVELLSKWRRATARLSEELGRTPTNEEVARVLGLPKKKLPIIRKAIRISNSTPQSDQSESGWSLGEMVMDERLKAPDEMMLDHDILRHAMELLGDLEEREAMVLKLRFGLDGSEPKTLKEIGAELGLTRERVRQIETEALRRLADGLTDPRERFGL from the coding sequence ATGTCTGAATTCGTCGCCCCCTCAGTTGATCCGGATCTTGACGACGTCAAAAAAACTCGCAAAGCGAGTCGCAGGACCGATGCCGCTCAATCGCCGCTGGAAACCTACTTACGCGAGATCAACGAGACGGCGTTGTTGACGGCCAAAGAAGAGCTCGAATTGGCCGCCCGCATCGAACAAGGTGATGTCGAAGCGCGTGACCGCATGGTCCGGGCCAACTTGCGGTTGGTCGTCAACATCTCACGCGGCTACACCGGTAAAGGCCTCAGCCTGCAAGACCTGATCGAGGAGGGAAACCTGGGCCTGCTACGGGCGGTCGAGGGATTCGACCCGACCGTCGGAACCCGGTTCAGCACCTACGCCAGCTACTGGATCAAGCAATCGATCAAGCGGGCGCTGATCAACAGTGCCAAAACGATTCGCATTCCCGCTTACATGGTGGAATTGTTGAGCAAGTGGCGACGTGCGACCGCGCGGTTGAGTGAAGAACTCGGCCGCACGCCGACCAACGAAGAAGTCGCCCGTGTGTTGGGGTTGCCCAAGAAGAAGCTGCCGATCATTCGCAAAGCGATCCGAATCAGCAACAGCACGCCGCAGAGCGACCAGAGCGAATCGGGGTGGTCGCTGGGTGAGATGGTGATGGACGAACGGCTCAAGGCCCCCGACGAAATGATGCTCGATCACGACATCTTGCGCCACGCCATGGAGCTGTTGGGGGACCTGGAGGAACGCGAGGCGATGGTCTTGAAACTTCGGTTCGGCCTGGACGGCAGCGAACCGAAAACGCTCAAGGAGATTGGCGCCGAATTGGGGCTGACCCGCGAACGCGTTCGGCAGATCGAAACCGAGGCGCTGCGCCGGCTCGCCGATGGCTTGACCGACCCCCGTGAACGATTCGGGCTGTAA
- a CDS encoding outer membrane protein assembly factor BamB family protein: protein MRFLFCLSVALILAAPLTAGSPLVANERNTLYWFDSDGQVTASVKLKAAPHDIHVLPNGNVLTHQGTEIVELDANSRDVVWSFDALRLATAKKVELHSIAPLPGEKLMVALSGEGKIYEIDREGNVHKQFNLKRDRPHPHRDTRLVRPIIAGDDWTYLVAQEGDGYVREYTRNGAIVWEYDVPLFGKQPLGGHGPEAFGDSVFSALRLPNGNTLIGTGNGHSVLEVTPEKEIVWQVDQNDLKGITLAWVTTLQVRDNGNIIVGNCHAGPGQPQIVEIDRKKNVVWSFTDFEHLGNSVSNSVVLR from the coding sequence ATGCGATTCCTCTTTTGCCTGTCCGTTGCGCTGATCCTGGCCGCTCCCCTGACCGCCGGGTCCCCGTTGGTCGCCAACGAACGTAATACGCTTTACTGGTTCGATTCCGACGGCCAAGTGACCGCGTCGGTAAAACTGAAGGCTGCACCGCACGACATCCATGTGCTGCCAAACGGAAACGTGCTGACGCACCAAGGAACCGAAATCGTTGAATTGGACGCGAACAGCCGTGACGTCGTCTGGTCCTTTGACGCACTCCGGCTGGCAACGGCCAAGAAAGTCGAATTGCATTCGATCGCGCCGCTGCCCGGCGAGAAGCTGATGGTGGCGCTCAGCGGCGAAGGAAAGATCTACGAGATCGACCGCGAAGGAAACGTTCACAAACAATTCAATCTCAAACGCGACCGCCCCCACCCTCACCGCGACACGCGGTTGGTCCGCCCGATCATCGCCGGCGACGACTGGACGTATCTGGTCGCTCAAGAAGGCGACGGTTACGTTCGCGAGTACACCCGAAACGGAGCGATCGTCTGGGAGTACGACGTGCCGTTGTTCGGCAAACAGCCCCTGGGAGGCCACGGGCCGGAGGCTTTCGGCGACTCGGTCTTCAGCGCCCTGCGTCTGCCCAACGGGAACACGCTGATCGGCACCGGGAACGGGCACAGTGTGCTGGAAGTCACGCCGGAAAAAGAGATCGTGTGGCAGGTCGACCAGAACGACTTGAAAGGCATCACGCTGGCGTGGGTGACGACGCTGCAGGTGCGAGACAACGGCAACATCATCGTCGGCAATTGTCACGCCGGCCCCGGTCAGCCGCAGATCGTCGAAATCGATCGCAAGAAAAACGTCGTCTGGTCGTTCACCGATTTCGAGCACCTGGGGAACTCGGTGTCGAATTCGGTGGTGCTGCGATAA
- a CDS encoding sulfatase-like hydrolase/transferase produces the protein MIQFLGLARACCRRPLVTPSVRRLVRSALTAAASLIAFGGTTSLATAQSTERPNLVLILADDLGYGDVSYQGAPDLRTPNLDRLAAQGITFTSMRANCTVCSPTRAAIMTGRYADRVGVPGVIRTSPPDSWGYLAPGAVTIADRLGDAGYHTAIVGKWHLGLSSPNTPNERGFDLFHGFLGDMMDDYYHHRRGGINFMRHNADPIEPEGHATELFTQWAIDYVDERNKSPEQPFFLYLPYNAPHFPIQPPPDWLDRTKERFPDMDEKRALNVAFVEHLDFHLGRFLTHLDSLGFRDNTVVAFTSDNGGSIPHGQRNLPWREGKQSHYDGGLKVPFIIRPLDKSLAGSESDYAGLTFDLTATYLELAGAVRDPESDAVSLMPILQDRPMPDEPRELYFVRREGNNRYVGGAYHALIRGRWKLMQNDPFSPLELYDLEIDPYEEHNVIGKNPRITSQLKRSLRAHIQRGGRVAWQP, from the coding sequence ATGATTCAGTTTCTTGGCTTGGCCCGGGCATGTTGTCGCCGACCATTGGTGACTCCATCGGTACGCAGACTCGTCCGATCGGCCCTCACTGCCGCGGCAAGTCTGATTGCGTTTGGCGGTACAACATCGCTGGCGACGGCGCAGTCGACAGAGCGTCCCAACTTGGTGCTGATTCTGGCCGATGATCTGGGATACGGCGATGTCAGCTATCAGGGGGCACCGGATTTAAGAACACCCAACTTGGATCGCCTGGCCGCCCAAGGGATCACGTTTACGAGCATGCGTGCCAACTGCACGGTGTGTTCGCCGACGCGTGCGGCGATCATGACCGGTCGCTATGCCGATCGTGTCGGGGTGCCGGGTGTGATTCGGACCTCGCCGCCGGATTCGTGGGGGTACCTCGCCCCCGGCGCAGTGACGATCGCCGACCGGTTGGGCGATGCCGGTTACCATACCGCGATCGTCGGCAAATGGCACTTGGGGTTAAGCTCACCCAACACGCCCAATGAACGCGGCTTTGACCTGTTCCATGGCTTTCTGGGTGACATGATGGATGACTATTACCATCATCGTCGTGGCGGCATCAACTTCATGCGTCACAACGCCGATCCGATCGAACCGGAGGGCCATGCGACCGAGTTGTTCACCCAATGGGCGATCGATTACGTAGACGAGCGAAACAAGTCACCCGAGCAACCGTTCTTTCTGTATCTGCCCTACAACGCGCCGCACTTCCCGATCCAACCGCCGCCGGACTGGTTGGACCGTACGAAAGAGCGTTTTCCCGACATGGATGAAAAACGGGCATTGAACGTCGCCTTTGTGGAGCACTTGGACTTCCATCTGGGGCGATTTCTGACGCACCTGGACAGCCTGGGTTTTCGCGACAACACGGTCGTCGCCTTCACCAGTGACAACGGCGGATCAATTCCACACGGCCAGCGAAATCTGCCCTGGCGCGAGGGCAAACAAAGCCATTATGACGGCGGATTAAAAGTCCCCTTCATCATTCGCCCGCTGGACAAGAGCCTCGCCGGCAGCGAATCGGACTATGCTGGGTTGACGTTTGACCTGACGGCGACGTATTTGGAACTGGCCGGCGCCGTGCGGGACCCGGAGTCGGACGCGGTCAGCTTGATGCCGATTTTGCAAGACCGACCGATGCCCGACGAACCCCGGGAACTGTACTTTGTCCGTCGCGAAGGCAACAATCGATACGTCGGCGGCGCCTACCATGCTCTCATCCGCGGCAGATGGAAATTGATGCAGAACGACCCGTTCTCACCGCTGGAACTGTATGATCTAGAGATCGACCCGTATGAAGAACACAACGTGATCGGAAAGAACCCGCGAATCACGAGCCAGCTGAAACGCTCGCTTCGTGCACACATCCAGCGCGGCGGACGTGTCGCTTGGCAACCGTAA